One Pseudorhodoplanes sinuspersici DNA segment encodes these proteins:
- a CDS encoding branched-chain amino acid ABC transporter permease: MFEIFGIPSQALFGQLLIGLINGSFYAVLSLGLAVIFGMLNIINFSHGAQYMMGAFCAFFLLHYAGLNYWAALVLAPIAVGFTGILVERAFLQWLYKLDHLYGLLLTFGLALIIEGVFRNYFGASGLPYAVPESLQGGINLGFMFLPIYRAWVIGFSLVVCLATWFIIERTRLGGYLRAATENPTLVRSFGINVPRMITLTYGFGVGLAALAGVMAAPIYNVSPQMGADLIIVVFAVVVIGGMGSIMGAIVTGFGLGIIEGLTKVFFPEASNTVIFVIMAIVLLIRPAGLFGRAA; encoded by the coding sequence ATGTTCGAAATCTTCGGCATTCCATCGCAAGCCTTGTTCGGTCAGCTCCTGATCGGGCTGATCAACGGTTCGTTCTATGCCGTGCTCAGTCTCGGCCTTGCCGTCATCTTCGGCATGCTCAACATCATCAATTTCTCGCACGGCGCCCAATACATGATGGGTGCGTTCTGCGCGTTCTTCCTGTTGCACTATGCCGGACTGAATTACTGGGCCGCTCTGGTCCTCGCGCCCATTGCAGTTGGCTTTACCGGTATTCTGGTCGAGCGCGCCTTTCTGCAATGGCTCTACAAGCTCGATCATCTCTACGGGCTGCTGCTCACCTTTGGCCTGGCGCTGATCATCGAAGGCGTGTTCCGGAATTATTTCGGCGCTTCGGGCCTGCCTTACGCCGTGCCGGAATCGTTGCAGGGCGGCATCAATCTCGGTTTCATGTTTCTGCCGATCTATCGCGCCTGGGTGATCGGCTTTTCGCTCGTGGTCTGCCTGGCCACCTGGTTCATCATCGAACGCACGCGGCTTGGCGGCTATCTGCGCGCCGCAACCGAAAACCCGACACTGGTTCGCTCTTTCGGCATCAACGTTCCGCGCATGATCACGCTGACCTATGGTTTCGGCGTCGGCCTCGCTGCCTTGGCGGGCGTGATGGCGGCGCCGATCTACAACGTGTCGCCGCAGATGGGCGCGGACCTGATCATCGTGGTCTTCGCCGTCGTTGTGATCGGCGGCATGGGCTCGATCATGGGCGCGATCGTTACCGGGTTCGGTCTCGGCATCATCGAAGGATTGACCAAGGTGTTCTTCCCCGAAGCGTCCAACACGGTGATCTTCGTCATCATGGCGATTGTTCTGTTGATCCGGCCCGCGGGCCTGTTTGGCAGGGCAGCATGA
- a CDS encoding Spy/CpxP family protein refolding chaperone, whose protein sequence is MTNRFRICLGIFVSTVLLNLAPVAAQPMRGPGGPGGQGFDGGFGPGMMMGPGMMRGRGMHGRMCGGPGGLGFSAWRIKAIEQALKPDDTQRTKLSELEAASAKAAEMIRDACPTEFPATPTARLEIMEKRMEASLQAVKLVRPAFDAFYNSLNDEQKAKLNANAPGSRHFWRWRDNW, encoded by the coding sequence ATGACAAATCGCTTTCGTATCTGTCTTGGAATCTTTGTTTCGACCGTACTTTTGAACTTGGCGCCCGTCGCTGCACAGCCGATGCGCGGCCCCGGTGGGCCCGGCGGTCAAGGTTTCGATGGCGGCTTTGGTCCCGGCATGATGATGGGACCAGGCATGATGCGCGGTCGCGGCATGCACGGTCGCATGTGTGGAGGTCCCGGTGGACTTGGCTTTTCGGCATGGCGGATCAAGGCCATCGAACAGGCGCTCAAGCCGGACGATACGCAGCGTACGAAATTGAGCGAACTCGAAGCCGCATCGGCAAAGGCGGCAGAGATGATCCGCGATGCCTGTCCAACGGAATTTCCGGCAACGCCGACGGCGCGATTGGAGATCATGGAAAAGCGGATGGAAGCGTCATTGCAGGCCGTGAAGCTGGTGCGGCCGGCATTCGATGCCTTCTACAATTCTCTCAACGATGAGCAGAAAGCGAAGCTGAATGCGAATGCGCCAGGAAGTCGCCACTTCTGGCGCTGGCGTGACAACTGGTAG
- a CDS encoding NADH:flavin oxidoreductase/NADH oxidase, whose translation MNSALFEPIRLAGLDLANRIVVSPMCQYSADDGCASDWHMTHLGMLANSGAGLVVVEATGVERHGRITHGCTGLYSDHNEAAMSRVIDHGRRIGTAKFAIQIAHAGRKGSALRPWQGGGPLPAMDDPWQTLAPSALPFGPNWHVPREIAIDEIARVRDSFVSAAERAVRVGFDAIEMHFAHGYLLHEFFSPVSNKRNDAYGGSLENRMRFLRETAQAVRAAVPGHIALGARITASDWLDGGVTIEDAVVLAKALKADGLDYLCVSSGGLTAEARNPNAPGYNADLAARIRAEADIPVRVVGLIVDPKQANEIIAQGKADMVALARAMLDNPHWGWLAADVLGAEVARPPQYQRAGPKLWAGRALQL comes from the coding sequence GTGAACTCTGCGTTATTCGAGCCGATCCGGCTTGCCGGCCTTGATCTGGCAAACCGCATCGTCGTCTCGCCGATGTGCCAGTATTCCGCCGACGATGGCTGCGCCAGCGACTGGCATATGACGCATCTCGGCATGCTGGCCAATTCCGGCGCCGGTCTTGTCGTGGTCGAGGCGACCGGTGTCGAGCGCCATGGCCGCATCACCCATGGTTGCACCGGGCTTTATTCCGATCACAACGAAGCGGCGATGAGTCGTGTGATCGATCATGGCCGCCGCATCGGTACCGCGAAATTCGCCATCCAGATCGCCCATGCCGGCCGCAAAGGATCGGCGCTGCGGCCATGGCAGGGTGGGGGACCGCTGCCGGCAATGGACGATCCCTGGCAGACGCTTGCGCCATCGGCATTGCCATTCGGGCCGAACTGGCATGTGCCGCGCGAGATCGCGATCGATGAGATTGCACGTGTGCGGGATTCATTCGTCAGTGCGGCGGAGCGCGCGGTGCGGGTCGGCTTTGACGCGATCGAGATGCATTTCGCGCACGGTTATCTGCTGCACGAATTCTTTTCGCCGGTATCGAACAAGCGCAACGATGCCTATGGCGGTTCGCTGGAGAACCGCATGCGCTTTCTGCGCGAGACGGCGCAGGCCGTGCGCGCTGCCGTGCCGGGCCACATCGCGCTGGGCGCGCGCATCACCGCCAGCGACTGGCTCGATGGTGGCGTCACGATCGAGGATGCCGTTGTTCTCGCCAAAGCGCTGAAGGCCGACGGCCTCGATTATCTGTGCGTGTCATCCGGCGGCCTGACGGCGGAGGCGCGCAATCCGAATGCACCCGGCTACAACGCCGATCTGGCCGCGCGCATTCGTGCCGAAGCGGATATCCCGGTGCGGGTCGTCGGCCTGATCGTCGATCCAAAACAGGCGAATGAAATCATCGCGCAAGGCAAGGCCGATATGGTCGCATTGGCGCGGGCGATGCTCGACAATCCGCATTGGGGCTGGCTTGCAGCCGATGTGCTGGGCGCTGAGGTCGCCCGCCCGCCGCAATACCAGCGCGCTGGACCCAAGCTCTGGGCGGGCAGGGCGTTACAATTGTAA
- a CDS encoding S8 family serine peptidase, with protein sequence MRYRSGHPIGLAISVLAAAGLIASVAPSAFAQGYGYGGGYGGGDYRGGGYRTQSAPSNPAPVRKPVRTVKPIEDTRAQPARPGPATRSLSKSTKSDAPRAARRESGEAPAGERRFTDNEVVIEVAGTPTPQQVDALARRHGLNREESQSFDLSGTTMFRWTIPDGRNVNTVIRRLETDSSILSVQPNYRYTLQQSKTGDGIQYAVEKLRLPRAHELAQGERVLVAVIDSGIDAKHPEIVGTVADSFDPAGGSGDAHSHGTGIAGAIVAHARLTGVAPRARILAVRAFDPNGASAEGTTFNILKGLEWATKRGARVINMSFAGPRDPVIGRALAAANKKGIVLIAAAGNSGPKSPPLYPAADLNVIAVTATDTQDHLFPMSNRGNHVAIAAPGVDVLLPTSGGSYQMATGTSFASAYISGIAALLLEREPGLSPDAVRGVLLRTARDLGPKGRDKDFGAGLADAFEAVTSLGGKPADGLSASSNRQ encoded by the coding sequence ATGCGTTATCGTTCCGGACATCCGATCGGCCTTGCAATCTCGGTTCTTGCCGCCGCCGGCTTGATCGCCTCTGTTGCGCCATCGGCTTTCGCCCAAGGTTACGGATATGGTGGCGGCTATGGCGGTGGAGATTACCGCGGCGGCGGTTACCGGACGCAAAGCGCACCGAGCAATCCGGCACCGGTGCGCAAACCTGTTCGCACGGTGAAGCCGATCGAGGATACGCGTGCGCAACCGGCAAGGCCCGGGCCCGCAACACGCAGCCTTTCCAAATCCACGAAGTCCGATGCGCCGCGGGCGGCGCGGCGTGAAAGCGGCGAGGCGCCGGCCGGCGAACGCCGCTTCACCGACAATGAAGTCGTAATCGAAGTCGCCGGTACACCGACGCCGCAGCAGGTCGATGCGCTGGCGCGCCGCCATGGTCTCAATCGCGAAGAGTCACAGAGTTTCGATCTGAGCGGTACCACGATGTTCCGCTGGACCATCCCGGACGGCCGCAACGTCAATACCGTGATCCGCCGCCTGGAGACCGATTCCAGCATTCTTTCTGTGCAGCCGAACTATCGCTATACGCTGCAGCAATCAAAAACCGGCGATGGCATTCAATATGCGGTCGAGAAATTGCGGCTGCCGCGTGCGCATGAACTGGCGCAAGGCGAGCGTGTTCTGGTCGCGGTGATCGATTCCGGCATCGATGCGAAGCATCCCGAGATCGTCGGCACCGTCGCCGACAGTTTCGACCCTGCCGGCGGCAGCGGCGATGCGCATTCACACGGCACCGGCATTGCCGGAGCGATCGTCGCGCATGCGCGCCTGACCGGCGTTGCGCCGCGCGCGCGCATCCTGGCGGTCCGCGCCTTCGATCCCAACGGGGCGAGCGCGGAAGGCACGACCTTCAACATTCTGAAGGGGCTCGAATGGGCCACGAAGAGAGGCGCCCGCGTCATCAATATGAGCTTTGCCGGTCCGCGCGATCCGGTGATCGGCCGCGCGCTCGCCGCCGCCAACAAGAAGGGCATCGTGCTGATCGCGGCAGCGGGAAATTCAGGTCCGAAATCGCCGCCGCTTTATCCTGCGGCCGACCTTAACGTCATCGCCGTCACAGCGACGGATACGCAGGATCATCTTTTCCCGATGTCGAACCGCGGCAATCATGTTGCTATTGCGGCGCCAGGCGTCGATGTGCTGCTGCCGACGTCCGGCGGCAGCTATCAGATGGCGACCGGTACGTCCTTCGCGTCGGCTTATATCAGCGGTATTGCCGCGCTGCTGCTTGAACGTGAACCGGGATTGTCGCCGGACGCTGTGCGCGGCGTTCTGCTTCGGACCGCACGCGATCTCGGACCAAAGGGCCGCGACAAGGATTTCGGCGCGGGTCTTGCCGATGCTTTCGAGGCCGTAACATCGCTCGGCGGCAAGCCGGCCGATGGATTGTCGGCCAGCTCCAACCGGCAATAA
- a CDS encoding ABC transporter substrate-binding protein codes for MKRLMITTALALVVSAGTAAAQTTVKIGVLTDMSSLYADLAGPGSVTAARMAANEFMANNKDFKVEIISGDHQNKPDIGSNIANQWYDVEKVDLIVDTPNSGVALAVNEITRNKNKVFINSGAASSDLTGPKCSPNTVHWTYDTWMLANGTGKAIVKTGGDSWFFLTADYAFGHALERDTAAVVEKNGGKVVGKVRHPLNVQDFSSFLLQAQSSKAKVIGLANAGGDTINSVKQAAEFGITKGGQNLAGLLVFASDVNSLGLKNAQGLILTETWYWDLNDGSREWTKRWQKERNAAGKIPSMVQAGVYAGVTHYLKAVAALKSAADGKAVVAKMKEIPTDDPLFGKGTVRADGRKIHDAYLFEVKSEKESKYPGDFYKTRATIPAAEAFRPLKDGSCPLVSG; via the coding sequence ATGAAACGCCTTATGATCACTACGGCGCTTGCGCTTGTCGTCAGCGCCGGTACAGCGGCCGCACAGACGACCGTGAAGATCGGTGTGCTGACGGACATGTCGAGCCTTTATGCCGATCTGGCCGGGCCGGGTTCGGTCACCGCGGCGCGCATGGCTGCCAACGAGTTCATGGCCAATAACAAGGATTTCAAGGTCGAGATCATCAGCGGCGATCATCAGAACAAGCCGGACATCGGCTCCAACATCGCCAACCAATGGTACGATGTCGAAAAGGTCGATCTGATTGTCGACACACCGAATTCCGGCGTTGCGCTTGCGGTGAACGAGATTACCCGCAACAAGAACAAGGTGTTCATCAATTCAGGCGCGGCCTCATCCGATCTCACCGGACCGAAATGCTCACCGAACACCGTGCACTGGACCTACGATACCTGGATGCTGGCGAACGGCACTGGCAAGGCGATCGTCAAGACTGGCGGTGATAGCTGGTTCTTCCTCACGGCCGATTATGCGTTCGGTCATGCGTTGGAGCGCGATACGGCGGCAGTAGTGGAGAAGAATGGCGGCAAGGTAGTCGGCAAGGTGCGTCACCCGCTGAATGTGCAGGACTTCTCGTCATTCCTGCTGCAGGCGCAGAGCTCGAAGGCCAAGGTGATCGGCCTTGCCAATGCCGGCGGTGATACCATCAACTCGGTCAAGCAGGCCGCCGAATTCGGCATTACCAAGGGTGGTCAGAATCTTGCGGGCCTCTTGGTGTTTGCGAGCGACGTGAACTCTCTTGGCCTGAAGAACGCACAGGGCCTGATTCTGACCGAGACCTGGTATTGGGACCTGAACGATGGTTCGCGCGAATGGACCAAGCGCTGGCAGAAGGAACGCAACGCCGCCGGCAAAATCCCGAGCATGGTGCAGGCTGGCGTGTACGCCGGCGTGACGCATTACCTGAAGGCGGTCGCGGCGTTGAAGAGCGCCGCCGATGGCAAGGCCGTGGTCGCGAAGATGAAGGAAATTCCGACCGACGATCCGCTGTTCGGCAAGGGCACCGTGCGGGCCGACGGCCGCAAGATCCACGACGCATATCTGTTTGAGGTGAAGTCGGAGAAGGAATCGAAATATCCGGGCGACTTCTACAAGACCCGCGCCACCATTCCGGCGGCTGAAGCTTTCCGCCCGCTGAAGGATGGCAGTTGCCCGCTGGTGAGTGGGTGA
- a CDS encoding thermonuclease family protein has translation MRWLISLSIVGGLLFPVQVHASGVSLADGDSFRIGEYRYRLHGIDAPELHQECKDIDGRVWPCGTRARTELRRIIATDPLECRSVTTDRFGRIVATCLAGSRDIAEEMVRAGYAIASGRHGAPSPYEDAQRQARDAKRGIWAGTFETPREWRRGNPRSDEPERSVITPRAWLDRKIAEIRKTLAEWFPSIFGR, from the coding sequence ATGCGTTGGCTGATTTCGCTTTCAATCGTTGGCGGTCTCTTGTTTCCGGTTCAGGTCCACGCCAGCGGCGTCTCTCTCGCCGATGGCGATTCGTTCCGGATCGGTGAGTATCGCTATCGGCTTCACGGCATCGACGCGCCGGAGCTGCATCAGGAATGCAAGGACATTGACGGGCGAGTATGGCCCTGCGGCACACGGGCCCGCACCGAACTGCGGCGCATCATCGCCACCGATCCGCTCGAATGCCGTTCCGTTACAACCGATCGCTTTGGCCGGATCGTCGCAACGTGCCTTGCGGGCAGCCGGGATATCGCCGAAGAGATGGTGCGTGCCGGTTATGCCATTGCGTCAGGGCGTCACGGCGCTCCCAGTCCTTATGAAGACGCACAGAGGCAGGCCCGCGACGCCAAGCGCGGAATATGGGCCGGGACATTCGAGACGCCGCGCGAGTGGCGGCGCGGCAATCCGCGAAGTGATGAGCCAGAACGATCGGTGATCACCCCGCGCGCCTGGCTCGATCGAAAGATCGCCGAGATTCGCAAGACCCTGGCGGAATGGTTTCCTTCGATCTTCGGCCGGTGA
- a CDS encoding branched-chain amino acid ABC transporter permease, with the protein MDSVDPKLAVGEQPRSYAVPIAFVIMLALLLLAPFVTYPLIVMQALCFALFACAFNLLIGYVGLLSFGHALYFGWASYVCAHLAKVGTIALPYWAGSWQWLTIPLPPLPPELAILGGTAVAAIFGLIAGSLAIRRQGIYFAMITLALAQMMYFFALQAPFTHGEDGIQAVPRGRLFGVFDLSNPSVLYVAVLGIFLLGFLLIYRIIHSPFGEVLKAIRENEARAISLGYKTDRYKLVAFVLSAALAGLAGSTKAIVFQLASLTDVHWAMSGEVILMTLVGGLGTIFGPVAGAFVIIAMQNYFSALDQWVTVIQGIIFVACVLLFRRGLVGELAALLRIKL; encoded by the coding sequence ATGGACAGCGTCGATCCCAAGCTCGCTGTCGGCGAACAGCCACGCAGTTATGCCGTGCCGATCGCCTTCGTGATCATGCTCGCCTTGCTGCTGCTTGCGCCGTTCGTCACCTATCCGCTGATCGTGATGCAGGCCTTGTGCTTTGCGCTGTTCGCCTGCGCCTTCAATCTGCTGATCGGCTATGTCGGCCTTCTGTCGTTCGGCCACGCGTTGTATTTCGGTTGGGCCAGCTATGTTTGCGCGCATCTCGCCAAGGTCGGCACGATCGCGCTGCCGTATTGGGCGGGAAGCTGGCAATGGCTGACGATTCCGCTGCCGCCGTTGCCGCCTGAATTGGCGATCCTCGGTGGCACGGCGGTCGCTGCGATCTTCGGGCTGATCGCCGGCTCGCTCGCCATCCGCCGGCAGGGCATCTACTTCGCCATGATCACGCTGGCGCTGGCGCAGATGATGTATTTCTTCGCGCTGCAGGCGCCGTTTACCCACGGCGAAGACGGCATCCAGGCGGTGCCGCGCGGCCGGCTGTTCGGGGTGTTCGATCTCTCGAATCCGAGCGTGCTCTATGTCGCGGTGCTCGGTATCTTCCTCCTCGGATTTCTCCTGATCTACCGCATCATCCATTCGCCATTCGGTGAGGTGCTGAAAGCGATCCGCGAGAACGAGGCCCGCGCGATTTCGCTGGGTTACAAGACCGACCGCTACAAGCTCGTCGCCTTCGTGCTGTCGGCGGCGCTGGCCGGGCTCGCTGGATCGACCAAGGCGATCGTGTTCCAGCTGGCCTCGCTGACCGATGTCCATTGGGCAATGTCCGGCGAGGTCATACTGATGACGCTGGTCGGTGGGCTCGGTACGATCTTCGGCCCGGTCGCCGGTGCCTTCGTCATCATCGCCATGCAGAATTATTTCAGCGCGCTCGATCAGTGGGTGACGGTGATCCAGGGCATCATCTTTGTCGCTTGCGTGCTGCTCTTCCGGCGCGGCCTCGTCGGCGAACTCGCGGCTCTGCTGCGGATCAAACTTTAG
- a CDS encoding ABC transporter ATP-binding protein, whose product MGAEIILETRDLTKEFAGFVAVNGVNLQVERGTIHALIGPNGAGKTTCFNLLTKFLNPTRGKIFYKGQDITAMQPADVARLGVVRSFQISAVFPHLTVLENVRVGLQRKRGGSFDFWRSRAVLDQFNARAMSLIEDVGLTGFANIPAVELPYGRKRALEIATTLALDPDMLLLDEPTAGMGHEDIDRIAELIKTVSADRTVLMVEHNLSVVSNLSHKITVLTRGRVLAEGDYETVSNNPQVREAYMGTGHA is encoded by the coding sequence ATGGGTGCCGAGATCATTCTCGAAACGCGGGATCTCACAAAGGAATTTGCCGGCTTTGTTGCGGTCAATGGCGTTAACCTGCAGGTTGAACGTGGAACCATTCACGCACTGATCGGTCCGAACGGGGCTGGCAAGACCACCTGTTTCAATCTCCTCACCAAGTTCCTGAACCCGACGCGGGGGAAAATCTTCTACAAGGGACAGGATATTACAGCGATGCAGCCGGCCGATGTGGCGCGGCTGGGTGTCGTGCGTTCGTTCCAGATATCGGCGGTGTTTCCGCACCTTACGGTTCTGGAAAATGTGCGCGTCGGCCTGCAACGCAAACGCGGCGGCTCGTTCGATTTCTGGCGCTCGCGCGCGGTGCTCGATCAGTTCAATGCCCGCGCAATGTCGCTGATCGAGGATGTCGGTCTGACCGGCTTCGCCAATATACCGGCGGTGGAATTGCCGTATGGCCGCAAGCGCGCTTTGGAAATCGCGACCACGCTCGCACTCGACCCGGACATGCTGCTGCTCGATGAGCCGACCGCCGGCATGGGCCATGAGGACATCGACCGCATCGCGGAGTTGATCAAGACCGTTTCCGCCGACCGCACCGTCCTGATGGTCGAGCATAATCTGTCGGTGGTCTCGAACCTGTCACACAAGATCACGGTGCTGACGCGCGGCCGCGTGCTGGCCGAGGGCGATTACGAGACGGTGTCGAATAATCCGCAGGTGCGCGAAGCCTATATGGGGACCGGCCATGCTTGA
- a CDS encoding DUF4384 domain-containing protein — MNGRQRVNSPVQGLAVAAVFGLALTLAGSAFAQSNEPAPADEPPAAAAPLDPPPPIAPPPALPVKAPAGAVDVPSDPVAKAAFEVLEKHCARCHQEGALSARERPAKNFGNVLKLDEIAANPHYVLPGNPFGSKVFKQIVDKEMPYDVEYEGETKYPSVTPDELKALETWIAQLGTQTAAACDARKFVSNEDMLNLVVGDLSKLPNARKKGTRYLTLTHLKNACLDEQAMKVFRQGAVKLINSLSRSSDVVRLETIDPDESIIRINLDDIGWEAKDWDEVLAVYPYNLQPESDLKAVLTNASGTQLPYVRADWFAFTASQPPLYDKLLKLPNTFQEVAKQEGVDVEGNIKRFIAQRSGFQRSGVSQNNRMIERHPSRAGYFWTSYDFAGNRGKQSFFEHPLGPKGENGFEHDGGETIWSLPNGFQAYYLNTADGKRLDKGPTQIVRDLSRKDLTVTNGISCMGCHDQGIRKAKDEVRQVVLSGRSFNKQTREAVEALYIPTEKMDAILESDTKKFQDAMYRAGLEPSLKLNGVEMINALAKRYEDDLDLTLAAAEFGFSKKEFEDAADDADRKFRPLIRRLQQGSIPRDQFENNYRELAIAITDQEAVPGTGGSAPGGAPGAVAVATPVSNEALSLTSDKNAYKVGDTPVFTVLAKKSCFLTLVNLDDKGTATVLLPNKFQQDNRVKAGQEIQFPGQKAPFQFRMQDKGFEQVIATCSESAEVDGIKNNFAKNALTTVPNFTRTVAGAVQADAKKKGTRAIAVEGTKAAGAPTTPQNAKAVPADKRDVARAAIKVEVK; from the coding sequence ATGAACGGTCGTCAACGAGTGAATAGCCCGGTTCAGGGTTTGGCGGTGGCGGCCGTTTTCGGCCTCGCGCTGACTTTGGCAGGCTCCGCCTTCGCGCAATCGAACGAGCCGGCGCCTGCCGACGAGCCGCCCGCAGCGGCTGCCCCCCTCGATCCGCCACCGCCCATTGCACCGCCTCCGGCATTGCCCGTCAAAGCTCCGGCCGGTGCTGTGGACGTGCCGAGCGACCCGGTGGCAAAAGCAGCTTTCGAAGTTCTGGAAAAACATTGCGCGCGCTGCCATCAGGAAGGCGCGCTTTCCGCGCGCGAACGGCCGGCGAAAAATTTCGGCAACGTGCTGAAGCTGGATGAGATCGCGGCCAACCCGCATTACGTCCTGCCGGGCAATCCGTTCGGCTCGAAAGTGTTCAAGCAGATCGTCGACAAGGAGATGCCTTACGACGTCGAGTATGAAGGCGAGACCAAATATCCGAGCGTGACGCCGGACGAACTCAAGGCGCTGGAGACCTGGATCGCCCAGCTCGGCACCCAAACGGCCGCCGCCTGCGACGCGCGCAAATTCGTCAGCAACGAAGACATGCTGAACCTCGTCGTCGGCGATCTCTCCAAGCTGCCGAACGCGCGCAAGAAGGGGACGCGCTATCTGACGCTGACACACTTGAAGAATGCCTGCCTGGATGAACAGGCCATGAAGGTGTTCCGTCAGGGTGCCGTGAAGCTGATCAACAGCCTCAGCCGTTCGTCGGATGTCGTGCGTCTCGAGACCATCGATCCGGATGAATCGATCATCCGCATCAACCTCGACGATATCGGCTGGGAGGCGAAGGATTGGGACGAGGTTCTCGCTGTCTATCCGTATAACCTGCAGCCCGAGAGCGATCTCAAGGCGGTGCTGACCAACGCATCCGGCACGCAATTGCCGTATGTGCGCGCCGACTGGTTCGCCTTCACCGCCTCGCAGCCGCCGCTCTATGACAAGCTGCTGAAGCTGCCGAACACCTTCCAGGAAGTTGCCAAACAGGAAGGCGTCGATGTCGAGGGCAACATCAAGCGGTTCATCGCGCAGCGTTCCGGCTTCCAGCGCTCGGGCGTCAGCCAGAACAACCGCATGATCGAACGTCACCCCTCGCGCGCCGGTTATTTCTGGACCTCGTATGATTTCGCCGGCAATCGCGGCAAGCAGAGCTTCTTCGAGCATCCGCTGGGTCCGAAGGGCGAGAATGGCTTCGAGCATGACGGTGGTGAGACCATCTGGTCGCTGCCGAACGGCTTCCAGGCCTATTACCTGAACACGGCCGACGGCAAGCGGCTCGACAAGGGCCCGACCCAGATCGTGCGCGACCTGTCGCGCAAGGACCTGACGGTGACCAACGGCATCTCCTGCATGGGCTGTCACGATCAGGGTATCCGCAAGGCCAAGGACGAAGTGCGGCAGGTTGTGCTGTCGGGCAGGTCCTTCAACAAGCAGACCCGCGAAGCGGTCGAGGCGCTCTATATTCCGACCGAGAAGATGGATGCGATCCTGGAAAGCGATACCAAGAAATTCCAGGATGCGATGTACCGTGCGGGCCTCGAGCCGAGCCTCAAGCTCAATGGCGTGGAGATGATCAATGCTCTGGCCAAGCGCTATGAGGACGATCTCGATCTGACGCTTGCGGCAGCCGAGTTCGGGTTCAGCAAGAAGGAGTTTGAGGATGCGGCCGACGATGCCGACCGCAAATTCCGGCCGCTGATCCGCCGCCTGCAGCAAGGCTCGATCCCGCGCGACCAGTTCGAGAACAACTACCGCGAACTGGCAATCGCCATCACCGATCAGGAAGCTGTACCGGGAACCGGCGGCAGCGCTCCAGGTGGTGCCCCGGGAGCGGTTGCTGTCGCAACGCCGGTGAGCAACGAGGCGTTGTCGCTGACCTCGGACAAGAATGCCTATAAGGTTGGCGATACGCCGGTGTTCACGGTACTGGCGAAGAAGTCGTGCTTCCTGACCCTGGTGAATCTGGACGACAAGGGCACGGCGACCGTGCTCCTGCCGAACAAATTCCAGCAGGACAACCGGGTGAAGGCGGGCCAGGAAATCCAGTTCCCCGGACAGAAGGCTCCGTTCCAGTTCCGGATGCAGGACAAGGGCTTCGAGCAGGTGATCGCCACCTGCAGCGAAAGCGCCGAAGTCGACGGCATCAAGAACAACTTCGCCAAGAATGCCCTGACCACCGTGCCGAACTTTACCCGGACTGTTGCCGGTGCGGTTCAGGCTGATGCGAAGAAAAAGGGCACACGGGCGATCGCTGTCGAGGGCACCAAGGCTGCCGGCGCCCCGACCACACCACAGAACGCCAAGGCGGTTCCGGCCGACAAGCGTGACGTGGCCCGTGCCGCGATCAAGGTCGAGGTCAAATAA
- a CDS encoding ABC transporter ATP-binding protein translates to MLDLRKALLAVEDLQAWYGESHILHGVNFEVYPGEVVTLLGRNGAGKTTTLKSIMGIVGKRTGSVRFEGQELISLASNQIARAGIALCPEERGIFASLSVEENLMLPPVIKPGGLPLDRIFTLFPNLKERLGSSQGTKLSGGEQQMLAIARILRTGARLLLLDEPTEGLAPVIIQQIGNTIRALKQEGFTILLVEQNFRFAATVADRYYVMEHGRVVERLHSSELEANLGKLHDYLGV, encoded by the coding sequence ATGCTTGATCTGCGCAAGGCCTTGCTGGCCGTCGAAGATCTTCAGGCCTGGTATGGTGAATCGCACATTCTCCATGGCGTGAATTTTGAAGTCTATCCGGGCGAGGTGGTGACGCTGCTCGGGCGCAATGGCGCCGGCAAGACGACGACGCTGAAATCGATCATGGGCATTGTCGGCAAGCGCACGGGATCCGTGCGGTTCGAAGGGCAGGAATTGATCAGTCTTGCCTCGAACCAGATCGCGCGGGCCGGTATTGCGTTGTGCCCTGAAGAGCGCGGCATTTTCGCGAGCCTTAGTGTCGAGGAAAACTTGATGTTGCCGCCGGTCATAAAGCCGGGTGGATTGCCGCTCGATCGGATCTTCACCCTGTTTCCGAACCTGAAGGAACGGCTCGGCTCCAGCCAGGGCACGAAATTGTCCGGCGGCGAACAGCAGATGCTGGCGATTGCCCGGATTTTACGCACCGGTGCACGGCTGCTTCTGCTCGATGAACCGACCGAAGGGCTTGCGCCTGTCATCATTCAGCAGATCGGCAACACCATTCGCGCTTTGAAACAGGAGGGCTTCACCATCCTGCTGGTGGAGCAGAACTTCCGTTTCGCGGCGACCGTGGCGGACCGCTATTATGTGATGGAACACGGGCGGGTCGTCGAGAGGCTGCACAGTTCGGAACTCGAGGCGAATCTCGGGAAGCTGCACGATTATCTTGGTGTTTGA